In Helianthus annuus cultivar XRQ/B chromosome 9, HanXRQr2.0-SUNRISE, whole genome shotgun sequence, the following are encoded in one genomic region:
- the LOC110878216 gene encoding tubulin beta-1 chain: MREILHVQGGQCGNQIGAKFWEVVCAEHGIDSTGRYNGDNELQLERVNVYYNEASCGRFVPRAVLMDLEPGTMDSLRSGPYGQIFRPDNFVFGQSGAGNNWAKGHYTEGAELIDSVLDVVRKEAENCDCLQGFQVCHSLGGGTGSGMGTLLISKIREEYPDRMMLTFSVFPSPKVSDTVVEPYNATLSVHQLVENADECMVLDNEALYDICFRTLKLTTPSFGDLNHLISATMSGVTCCLRFPGQLNSDLRKLAVNLIPFPRLHFFMVGFAPLTSRGSQHYRALTVPELTQQMWDAKNMMCAADPRHGRYLTASAMFRGKMSTKEVDEQMINVQNKNSSYFVEWIPNNVKSTVCDIPPTGLKMASTFIGNSTSIQEMFRRVSEQFTAMFRRKAFLHWYTGEGMDEMEFTEAESNMNDLVSEYQQYQDATADEEGYDYEDEEEELAEGA; encoded by the exons atgcGCGAAATCCTCCACGTTCAGGGCGGCCAGTGCGGCAACCAGATCGGAGCAAAGTTCTGGGAGGTCGTATGTGCAGAGCACGGGATCGATTCAACCGGAAGGTACAACGGCGACAACGAACTGCAATTGGAGCGCGTCAATGTGTATTACAATGAGGCCAGTTGTGGAAGGTTTGTTCCACGAGCCGTGCTCATGGATCTGGAGCCGGGGACGATGGACAGTCTCCGGTCAGGGCCGTACGGGCAGATATTCCGGCCGGATAATTTTGTGTTCGGGCAGTCTGGTGCTGGGAATAATTGGGCGAAAGGTCATTATACTGAAGGAGCGGAGCTTATTGACTCGGTTTTGGATGTTGTGAGGAAAGAAGCTGAGAATTGTGATTGTCTTCAAG GTTTCCAGGTGTGCCACTCGTTGGGTGGTGGGACCGGGTCAGGAATGGGAACCCTTCTCATTTCCAAGATCCGAGAAGAATACCCGGACCGCATGATGCTTACGTTCTCTGTATTCCCATCTCCGAAGGTCTCTGACACTGTTGTGGAGCCCTACAATGCAACACTCTCGGTACACCAACTTGTTGAGAATGCTGATGAATGTATGGTGTTGGACAATGAAGCTTTGTATGACATCTGCTTCAGAACCCTAAAGCTCACCACTCCAAGCT TTGGTGACTTGAATCATCTGATTTCCGCTACAATGAGTGGTGTAACTTGCTGCTTACGTTTCCCTGGTCAACTCAACTCTGATCTCCGCAAGCTTGCGGTCAACCTCATTCCATTCCCCCGCCTCCACTTCTTCATGGTTGGATTTGCACCCCTAACATCACGTGGGTCCCAGCATTACCGCGCACTAACTGTACCTGAACTCACCCAACAAATGTGGGATGCCAAAAACATGATGTGTGCAGCTGATCCCCGTCATGGGCGGTACCTGACGGCATCCGCCATGTTCCGTGGCAAAATGAGCACAAAAGAAGTTGACGAACAAATGATCAATGTCCAGAACAAGAACTCTTCTTACTTTGTTGAGTGGATCCCCAACAATGTTAAGTCAACGGTTTGTGATATCCCTCCAACCGGGCTTAAAATGGCGTCTACATTCATTGGTAACTCGACGTCGATCCAGGAAATGTTCAGGCGGGTGAGCGAGCAGTTTACCGCTATGTTCCGTAGGAAGGCTTTCTTGCATTGGTACACTGGTGAAGGAATGGATGAGATGGAGTTTACGGAAGCGGAGAGCAATATGAATGATTTGGTTTCTGAATACCAGCAGTATCAAGATGCGACTGCCGATGAGGAAGGGTATGATTATGAAGATGAAGAGGAAGAACTTGCGGAGGGGGCTTAA
- the LOC110878215 gene encoding actin-depolymerizing factor 7 isoform X2, with the protein MANAASGMAVNDECKLKFLELKSKRNYRFITYKIVDQQVIVDKIGGHDETYEDFTNSLPADECRYAVFDFDFTTDENCQKSKIFFIAWSPDTSKVRMKMVYASSKDRFKRELDGIQVELQATDPSEMSFDIIKSRAL; encoded by the exons ATG GCGAACGCGGCATCTGGAATGGCTGTGAACGATGAATGCAAGCTGAAATTTCTGGAGTTAAAATCGAAACGGAACTACCGATTCATCACCTACAAAATCGTAGATCAACAAGTGATTGTTGATAAGATCGGCGGTCATGATGAAACCTATGAGGATTTCACAAACTCTCTTCCTGCTGATGAATGTCGCTATGCTGTCTTCGATTTCGATTTCACCACTGATGAAAATTGCCAGAAAAGCAAGATCTTCTTTATCGCCTG GTCACCAGATACATCAAAAGTGAGAATGAAGATGGTGTATGCGAGCTCGAAGGACCGATTCAAGAGGGAACTAGACGGAATCCAAGTTGAGTTGCAAGCTACAGACCCGAGTGAGATGAGCTTCGACATCATAAAATCACGGGCCCTCTAA
- the LOC110878215 gene encoding actin-depolymerizing factor 7 isoform X1 has translation MCWFNQANAASGMAVNDECKLKFLELKSKRNYRFITYKIVDQQVIVDKIGGHDETYEDFTNSLPADECRYAVFDFDFTTDENCQKSKIFFIAWSPDTSKVRMKMVYASSKDRFKRELDGIQVELQATDPSEMSFDIIKSRAL, from the exons ATGTGTTGGTTTAATCAGGCGAACGCGGCATCTGGAATGGCTGTGAACGATGAATGCAAGCTGAAATTTCTGGAGTTAAAATCGAAACGGAACTACCGATTCATCACCTACAAAATCGTAGATCAACAAGTGATTGTTGATAAGATCGGCGGTCATGATGAAACCTATGAGGATTTCACAAACTCTCTTCCTGCTGATGAATGTCGCTATGCTGTCTTCGATTTCGATTTCACCACTGATGAAAATTGCCAGAAAAGCAAGATCTTCTTTATCGCCTG GTCACCAGATACATCAAAAGTGAGAATGAAGATGGTGTATGCGAGCTCGAAGGACCGATTCAAGAGGGAACTAGACGGAATCCAAGTTGAGTTGCAAGCTACAGACCCGAGTGAGATGAGCTTCGACATCATAAAATCACGGGCCCTCTAA